The Pseudomonas sp. MH9.2 genomic interval CCTACATGCTAATTTTTCGCGCCTACACTGTAGGCCGTAAAAATTAAAATGCAGCCCGCGCGGGTCCGCAGCCTGTCGATCTTTACGACATTACACCTAGTGTAAAGCTGGTCGTTCTGACCGAATCCCGCTATCTGGAACTGTAGAAAAAACCCGTTAAGAAAGCAAAGCCCCGAAGGTTCGCGCCTTCGGAGCTTCTATTTTCGCTTCCATCCCTTAATGGGCGGCGAACGTGGGCGATATATTGCCAGTGGCGTGGGGATTGTGTTCGGTCGGCAGGACGCCGGGGGATGGGATTTACTGCTGGAAAGTCTTCCCCAAAACGCAACCGTTTGGACCAATGTTTATTGGGATCTAAATACTCGCAAAAAACGCTGCATTTCCCGCCTATTTTTAAGCTCAAGGTCTTGATTAATAAGGCCTTAGTTATAGTTCACTCGCTGTCCCATCCTATTGGTTTGCCATCATGATCACACGAGTTTTCATAGGAGTGTTGTAAGTGTCTGGTTAAACCAGGTTGACGACGGGATTGGTCGGCGGGTCATCATGGCTGACTTTTTCATTCGTGTCGTAATTTCTAAATGCTCACCCGAGCAGCAGTTTGAATCCTGACATCAGAAGAATCGCTCCAAGTATCTTCTGCACCGCATTGGTCGGTAGGAACGTGGTTCCGAGGTGGGAGCCGATCAATGCTCCTAAGAGTGCAATCATCGCTAACCCCCAGACGTTCTCGGGGAGTTGAGTGGTGCTGCCCCAATGTCCTGTCAGTACTGCTAGAGAGTTGAGATATCACCAGACCAGAAGAATCAAAAGACCTCCACAGAGAGGGCGTATGCCTATGACGAGCAATATCCAGAGCAGCTTTCGGTGACGTCGACGCCAGGTGAGTGTACCTTCTGTTCTAGCCTATGAATCCAACAGTTTCAAGGCATTCAGCTCCCCCTAGGAACAAATCAAACATGGTGTCTAATCACGCAAGGTTGCTAGTCAGAAGGTAACGGGACTGGTCACGTCCATGGAATATAGTGTTTTTGTGTATCGTCGACACTTCAACCATGAGCGCCAGCCCAGGAAAGGTCCATGAATCCTCGATTTCTGCGTTTCACCGTACTGGCTGCCGTCGTCGCGCTCGGTTTCCTTCCCAATGCCCATGCCGTCGAATACACCGACGTAAATCCCACGGCCAGTACCATCAACTTTACCTACAACCAGATGGGATCGAAGGTGCATGGCACGTTCAGTCAGTTCGTCGGAGCCCTTGATTTCGACACCTCACACCCCGAGGCGGCTCATGCAAAACTGACCATAGAGCTTGGCAGCATCGACGCCGGTAGCGAAAACGCCAACACCGAATTGAAAAAAACTGCCTGGTTTGACACCACCGCTCATCCAGTGGCGACCTTCGAGTCGAGCCGTTTCAAAGACCTAGGCGGCAGCCATTACCAGATCACCGGCAACCTTACCCTCAAGGGTGTTACTCGGGAGGTGTTAGTGCCAGTGCTACTGAAATCGGAGGGCGCCATCGGCATCTTCGATGGCGAGCTGCTCCTCAAGCGCGGTGACTTCAACGTTGGCGTGGACGAATGGTCTGACAGTGTTGTTTCCGACAACATCACTATACGGTTCCGGATGGTTGCACCAGAACGCTGAGGCGACTGAAGGTATGCAGCGCCTGATATCGGGCGTTGAAGCTTATTTCTAGCGCTTCAACATCGGCAAAGAATC includes:
- a CDS encoding YceI family protein yields the protein MNPRFLRFTVLAAVVALGFLPNAHAVEYTDVNPTASTINFTYNQMGSKVHGTFSQFVGALDFDTSHPEAAHAKLTIELGSIDAGSENANTELKKTAWFDTTAHPVATFESSRFKDLGGSHYQITGNLTLKGVTREVLVPVLLKSEGAIGIFDGELLLKRGDFNVGVDEWSDSVVSDNITIRFRMVAPER